CCGAGGGCCGCGAGACGGCCGCGGAACTCTACGAGACGTACGTCGTCCTGTCGCAGTTCTTCCGCGAGGTGCTCGACCTCGAGGATCCCGAGGCGGAGGCGCTGGAACTCGCCGGCAGCGTCAGTCCTCTCGTCACCGAACGGGTCGCCGAGACGCTGCTCGAGAGGGATGCTGCCGAGTCGATCGACGGCGAAACGGTTCAGTCGTCCCTCGAGCGGTCCTGACACTAACCGTGTGCGTCCGATTCCACAGATCGTCTCGCGATCCGCGGTGACGATCCACACCCTTTTGTTTTAGGCCGACCTAAACAGGCGCAATAACGAACGCTACCCGGCCACACGACACGGACGACACTCGCGATCGGGACGGTCCAGCCGATGAACGGACCGTTCCCGACATCTCGGTCTGTGAGAGCCGTCCGGGGCAGACGATCTTCATCGAAACGGACAACACCGATGGCTGGATCGCGAGCGATACAACGGTCGGCATCTCGCGGTAGCGGCGTTGTTCCTATTCGACAGCCGGCGGACTCTCCGGTTACTACTGTCCGACCCGGTCTAAAACGGCAGAAAAGCGGGTACCGACGCGAGAACCGTTAGTTGGTCGCCGATTCGAGCACGAGCGTGTCGTCCTCGAGGTAGTGCTCGATGTGGTGGGTGTGCTCCTCGATGGTCTCGAGCTGTTCGCGGAGCATCTGGGCGGTCGCGTGGTCGCCCAGCCCTTCGGCGAGTTCGATGTGCTCGCGGTAGCTCTCGATGATGTCGCCTATCATCTCGAGGTCGTTCGCGAGCGAGGTGCGGATGTCGTAGACGTCCTCGTCTTCGGGCTCGACGGTCGCCTTTTCGGCCAGCGTCGTCATGCTGGCGTGCGGAACGCCGCCCAGCGCCTGCAGGCGCTCGGCGACGTCGTCGGCGGCTTCCTCGACGTCTTCGTAGACTTCCTGGAGGAAGACGTGGACGTCGAGGAACTCGGCGCCTTCGACGTTCCAGTGGTGCTTGTGGAGCTGGTGGTAGAGGACGTACGCGTCCGCGAGGTCACGGTTCAGCGCCTCGATAATCTGCTCGGCCTTCTCGGGCTCGAGTCGCAGCGCGTTCTCCTCGACGGTGCCGGCCTCCTGTTGGACGGTCTTCTGCGTGTTCATGACGATTACAGCTTGGTTCCGTACCCCCTTATAACTTTTCAATATTCTTATAATTTTTCGCACGACCTAAATCTGCTCCGCGAACGGCGGGTGCAGCCGAGTCGATGTTCTGCGCCGATCCGCCGATTTGATATACCGCTATTTGGTTTATCTCTATTCGGGGTGCGGAAACTGATCGATGTGGGAAAACACAGATATCGCCCTCGAGACGGTCTCTCCCACCCGCTGACCGGTCCGAAACTGAGATCTACTGTCAAACCGTATACTCGTTTTATCTCCTCAGGTGGCGTCTCTACTATTGGTGAGTCAAGTGAACTCGATTACAACTGACGGCGAATCGTACGGCTACTCCCTCGCACACGGCTGGCGCACGCTCGCGATAGCGGGTGCCGTCGTCGGCCTTCTCGGTCTCCTCGCGATGGCGTTTCCGCTCGCGACCGGCCTCTCGCTGACGATCGGCTTCGGCGCCCTCCTCGTGCTGAGCGGCGTCGTCCACGGCGCGCACGCCGTTACCGCCCGCGGATGGCGCGGCAGGACCTGGCAGGCCGCTCTCGCCGTCGTGGCGATCATCGCCGGCCTCGTCGCCTTCGTGAACCCGGCCATCGGTCTCGTGACCCTCACGCTCGTGCTGGTCGGCTACCTGCTGGCCGACGGCATCGCCGAGACGTGGATGGGACTGCGCATGGCCGGCCAGCCGGGTCGCACCTCGATCGTCGCCAGCGGCGTCGTCTCGCTGGTCCTCGCCGCCCTCCTCTGGGCCGGCTTCCCGGCCACCGCCTCGTGGGCGATCGGCCTCCTCGTCGGCGTCAGTCTGTTCATGACCGGCCTCTCGATGGGTATCGTCGCGATCTCGGCCCGCCGCGTCGACGAATCGACGCCGCCCGCAGCCGAACCGCGCGGCGCCTGAACTTCTTTTATTCATACGTCTCGAGCAGCCTCGAGCAACGGCAACCGACGCCGCGACGAACGGATTATTCAGGTCGGAATCCCGAACGGACGGTATGGACCTCTCTATCGTCGATCTCGCACCCATTCCGCAGGACGGGAGCGCGACTGACGCCTACGCGAACACGGTCGATCTCGCCCGGAGCGCCGAGGAATTCGGCTACGAGCGCTTCTGGGTCGCCGAACACCACGGCATGGCCGACCACATCGCGAGCACGACGCCAGAGACGCTGATCGCCCACCTCGCGGCCGAAACCGACGAGATCCGGATCGGCTCCGGGACGGTTCTGCTCAACCACTACCAGCCGTTCAAGGTCGCCGAGACGTTCGCGTCGCTCGACGCGATGGCGCCGGGCCGGGTCGACCTCGGCCTCGGTCGCGCCACCGGCATCCCCGCGGTCGACCAGGCGCTGGGGACCGATCGCCACAAGCAGAATCCGGACGAAGACCACGCCGAGAAGATCGAGGCGACGGTGAGCCACCTCTACGACGGCTTCCCCGAAGACCACCCCTACGCCGACATCTCGCTCCCCCGCTCGGCCGACGACGTCCCCGAGGTGTGGGTCCTCGGCTCGAGCCCCTCGAGCGCCGAAATCGCTGGCAAACTGGGGCTTCGGTACTGTTTCGCCGCGTTCATCAGACCGAATCTCGCCGAGCGCGCCTTCGAGACGTACCGCGAGCACTTCGAGTCCTCGGACGTCGGGGCTGGGCCGGACGACCCCGAGGGCATGCTCGCGATCAACGTCGCCTGCGCCGAGACCGACGAGGAGGCGGCTCGGCTGCGAGCGACCGCCGAAGCGGCCTACAAGCGGATGCGACGCGGCGAAGTCGGCTCGCCGCCGACCGTCGAAGCGGCGATCGACGAACTCGGCGGGGTGCCGGAGCCGACCCCGAACCCGCTCCCGGACGGCGAGTGGTCGCGCTCAATTTCGGGCAACCCCGAGACGCTTTCGGCGCTGCTCGAGCAGCTAACCGACCGGGTCGGCGTCGATAGCGTGGTCGTGCAGAATACGATCGCCGACCACGAGGACGTCGTTCGCTCGCACGAGTTGCTCGCGGAGGGCGTGGGTCTCTAAAAGTCCGAGAACGACGGCTGAAACCCGCCTTACTCGCCGAGCACCGAATCGAAGAACTTCCGCTCCGCGGTCCGGAGGTGCTGGTTGAAGGTCGCCGGTGCGATCCCCAGCCGGTCCGCGATCTCCTCGCCCGTACTCTCGCGGGGCCAGTCGAAGTAACCCGCGAAGTAGGCCGTCTCGAGGGCCGCCCGCTGCTTTTCGGTCAGATCCTCCTCGAGGACCGAGGCGGAACTCGCGCCGCTGGGTTCGCTGCGTTCGGTGGTGCGCTGGGCGAGGTAGGTGACGTCGGGCCGCTCGTCCTTGATGAGTTCGATCATCTGGCGCGTGTCGCGGCCGCGCGGGAGTTCGACGACGAAGCGGAACTCGCCGTCGGTGATCGTCGCCGACTCGACGCGGCCGCCGTGGGTCGCGATCGTCTCGAACAGCGAGATGGCGGTCGGCGCCACGAGTTCGAACTCGAACTCGTCGCGCCTGGCCGCGAGGATCCGCAGTTCGTCGATTCCCTCCGTTTCGACGACGCTCTCCTCGAACTCGTCCTGGGAGACGCCGGTCGCGGAACCGTAGACCAGCAGCGTCTCGTCGCCCTGGACGAGCTGTTCGATCTCGATCGTACAGGACTCGGTCGCCGAGAGCGCGACGAGTTCCTCGGCCATCTCCTCGACCCGGAACTCGAGTTCGACGACGGCGTCGCTGACCAGGGCGTCGCGCCGCTCGATCGCCGTGATCGCGTGGGCGATGATGTCGCCGATCCGCGAGAGAATCTCCTGTTCCGGCGCCGTAAACGCCCGCGGCGATTCGGCGTAGACGTTCAGGACGCCGTAGACGAGATCCTCGTGGACGACCGGGATCGCGGCGGACGAGCGGTACCCCCGCTCTCTCGCCGCTTCGCGCCACGGCTCGAACTCGGCGTCCGTCTGAATGTCGTCCGTGATCTTGACCTCGCCGGTGCGGATCGCCCTCCCCGCCGGCCCCTTGCCGGACGGATCGTCTTCGTTGACGCTGATCTCGACCGTTTCGAGGTACCCGTCTTCGACGCCGGCGGCCGCCTTCGGGACGATCTCGTCGCTGCCCGGGTTGACGCCGCCGATCCAGGCGAACCGGTAGGCGTCGGACTCGACGAGCCGATCGCAGACGCGCTGCTCGAGTTCGGCCCGCGTCTCGGTCGTGATCACCGCGTGGGTGATGTCGTGGCCGATCCGGTTGAGCCGGTTCAGCGCCTCGAGTTGCTCGCGCTGGCGCCGGCGTTCGGACTCCTGGCGGGCCCGTTCGATCGCGTGGTGGATCGTCCGGACGAGCAGTTCGCTCGTCACCTCGTCCTTGACGAGGAAGTCCTGCGCACCCCGCTGGATCGCCTCGACGCCGACCTGCTGGTCGCTAACGCCGGTCAGGACGACGATCGGCGTCGTCTCGCTCTCCTCGTGGACCGCCTCGAGCGTCTCGAGGCCGGCGCTGTCGGGCAGGTTCAGGTCGAGCAACACCACGTCGGTCGGCTCGGACTCGAGCGTCTCGAGGCCGTCCTCGAGGCGCGTCTCGCGGGTGATCTCGGGCGTTCGGCCCGCCGCCTCGTCGGGGCTGACCCGCTGGGCGAGCTCCTCGGTGTCCTTGAGCATCTCCTCGATCAGGCGCGCGTCGCCGGGGTTGTCCTCGATCAGGAGGATGCGAAGCGTTTCGTCGGCGTCGGCCGAGTTCGCGTCTCGTTCGGCAGTCGTCGCGTCGCCGGGGCCGTCGGTGTCGGTGTCGGTTTCGGCCTCGTCGTCCGCGTTCGCGGACGTGAACCCGTCGCTTTCGCTCATGATTCGACCTCCGGGGGCAGCCGCACGACGGAGAACCAGAACTTCTCGAACGCGCGGACGGTCTCGATGAACTCGTCCGGATCGACCGGCTTCGTCAGGTAGGCGTTCGCGTGCAGTTCGTACGAGCGCGCGATGTCCTCGTTGGCCCGCGAACTCGTCAGGACGATCACCGGGATCGAGCGCAGTTCCGGGTCGTTCTTGAGCTCCTCGAGGACCTCTTCACCGTCGGTTCGCGGCAGGTTGAGGTCCAACAGTATGAGATCCGGCCGCGGTGCGTCGACGAACTCGCCGCGCTGTTTGAGAAACTCGAGCGCTTCGGTTCCGTCGGAGACGACGTGGAGGTCGTTCTCGATCCGGCCCTGTTTGAACGCCTCCTCGGTCAGGCGGACGTCGCCGGGGTTGTCCTCGACGAGCAGTATCTGCGCCGGTTCCGGTTGATTGTGTCGAGATTCACTCATCGTCGTCCTCCCGCTCGGTTCGCGTCGGCAGGTGTACCGAGAACGTCGATCCCTCGCCGGGTTCCGAATCGACGCGAATCGTCCCGTCGTGGCGCTCGGCGATCCGCTGGCAGAGCGCGAGCCCGATGCCCGTGCCGTCGTACTCCTCGACGCTGTGCAACCGATCGAACACGCGGAAGATCCGGTCGACGTCGTCCGGATCGATCCCGATCCCCTGGTCGCAAACTGAAATAACCCACGTTGCTTCTCTCTTCTCCGCGAATACGGATATACGTGGTGTCTCCTCGCCCGAGTAGGTGATCGCGTTATCGATCAGGTTCTGGAACAGCTGTCGCAACTGTCCGGGATCCCCGCGGACCTCCGGGAGGTCGCCGACGTCGATTTCGGCGCCGGTTTCCTCGATCCGCATCTCGAGGTCCGTGCACACGTCCGCGACCACCTCGTCGACGTCGACCGGCTGGAACGACTGCCCCTGCGTGTCGACCCGCGAGTACTGCAACAGCCCGTCGATCATCTCCTGCATCCGGTCGGCCCCGTCGACCGCGAACTCGATAAACTCGTGAGCGTCGTCGTCGAGATCGTCCTCGTACCGCCGCTCGAGCAGCGTAAGGTAGCTCGAGACCATCCGCAGGGGCTCCTGCAGATCGTGGCTCGCCGCGTAGGCGAACTGCTCGAGTCGCTCGTTCGACTCCTCGAGATCGTCGACGAGGGCCTCGAGCCGGCGCTCGTGTTCCCGCCGTTCGCTGATGTCCCGCCCGATCCCGGTCAGGACGGGTTCGCCCGAGGGGTCCTCGAGCGCGCTCGCGACGAACTCGTAGGGAACCGTCTCGCCGCCGGGATCGGGGTCGGGTTCGACCTCGGCCTCGAGGCGCGCACTGCCCGTCTCGAAGACCTCGTCGATCGCCGCCGCGACCGTCTCCTCGGTCTCTCCCTCGAAGAACTCGAGCGCGTTGATCCCCTCGAGTTCGTCGTCGGACAGCCCCGTCAGCGCGCGCAGGCTCTCGTTCCAGCGCTGGAAGTCGCCGTTCTCGTCGATGACGTAGAACACGTCGTCGATCGCGTCCAGCACGTCGTCGGTGTAGCGCTTGAACTGCTCGAGGCGCCGCTCGCGCTCGCGCAGTTGGCGCTCGGTCTCGACCCGCTCGGTGATATCCTGCACCATCAGCATGCCGGCGAAGACCTCCCCGCGACTGTCCTCGACCGGCACCGCGTACGCGAGCCACTCCCTGCTGTGCAACTCGAACTCGAACGAGCGCTGTTCGCCGGCCAGCGCGGCCCGAAAGTTCGACTCGAACTGCTCGAGGGTCTCCCCTTCGTACCGTTCCGTGACCGTCTGCCCGACGAACTCCTCGACCGAGAGGTCGATCTCCTCGAGCGCCTGTCCCCCGCCGAGCGTGTACCGCAGGTCCTCGTCGAACAGCGCGACGAGCCCGTTCGGGAACTGCTCGACGAGCGTCCGGTACCTGCGTTCGGACTCCTCGAGGTCGCGCTGGTGGCGGCGGCGCTCGAGCTCGTAGCTGACCCACTGAGTCACGAGTTCGACGAAGGACTTCTCGGTCTGCGTAAACGGCCTCGAGCGGGGCTCGTCGTCGACGAAACAGAGCGTCCCGTAGCGGTCGCCGTCGACGGTGATCTGCCCGCCGAGGTAGCAGTCGAGTTCCCACGTCTCGTATGCCCGCTCGTCGACGTGCTCGGTCGGCTGGTCGGTAAAGGCGAGCAGCCCGTCCGACTCGATCGTCGTCCGGCAGTACGTCTCCACGAGCGACGACGTCGAGCCCGGCTGCAGCCGCGGATCGTCGCCGTCGGCGTGGGTCACTTCGAACCGCTCGTTTTCGGGATCGATAGCGGCGAGGAAGCCGGTCTCGAGCCCCAGTCGCTCCCGGCCCAGCGCGAGGAGTTCGTCGACCTTCTCGTCGAAGGAGCGGTCGCGATCGGCGGTGATCGCGTACAGCCGCTGGAGCGTCCGGTTGGTCGCCCGGCGCTCCCGCTCCATCTCCTTGCGTTCGGTCACGTCCCGGAAGTAGACCGACAGCCCCGTCGGCGAGGGGTAGACGTGGATCTCGAACCAGGTCTCGAGGGCGGGGACGTACTCCTCGATCGACGTCGGTTCCTGTCGGTCCATCGCCCCCCGCAGTTCCGTCTCGAATTCCGACCCGTCGGCCGTCGGGAACGCTGCCGAGAGGTCGCGCCCGACGATCCCCTCGCCGGCCGCGTCGATCAGCGTCTCCGCGCGGTCGTTGGCGTAGGTGATCGTCCAGTTCGAATCGAGCCCGATGAACGCGTCCGATATCCGGCTGAACGTCGCCTCGAGTTCGTTCTCGAGGCGTTTCTGCTCGGTGACGTCCTCGATGGTGAAGATGCCGCCGGTTACCTCGTCGGCGTCCTCGTCCGCTGCTGTGTCCGTCTCCGCGTTCGACTGCAGATCGGGAATGACGTCCGCGGTCTCGTCGGCTCGCAGCGGCGCGCCGTTGATCGAGAGCCACCGTTCCCGGGCGTCGGGGTGGCGGAGGCGCAACTCGACGTCGAACAGTGCCTCGCCCGAGGAAATGACCCGATCGAAGGGCCGCTCCGCCGCCGACAGCAGCCGTCCGTCGGCGTCTCGGACCTCCCAGTCGGAATCGTCGCTCGAGAGCCCGGCGATCGCCTCGCGGTCGCACTCCAGAATCTCCGCCGCGCGGTCGTTCGCGAAGCGCAGGTCGCCGTCGGTGTCGATGACGGTGATTCCGACGGGGCTGGTCTCGACGATCTGTTCCTTCAGCGCCCGCTCGTCGCGCAGTTCGGCCTCGATCCGGCGCTCGTCGGTAACGTCCTGGACGACGCACACCAGGCCGCCGTCGCCCACCCGTGCGAGGTAGTGGTCCTCGACGAACTCCGTCCCGTCGCGTCGCAGGCCGATCGTTTCGCCCGACCACGTCCCCGTTTCTGCCAGTTCGGCCTCGATCTCCGCGTTGGCGTCCTCGGCAGCGCCCTCGGGGTACAGTATCCCCCAGTGCTCGCCGATCATCTCCTCGGGCTCGTAGCCGTACATCTCGGCGTAGGCCTGATTGACGTACGTGAAGCGGTCGTCCTCGTCGAGCAGGCTGATCCCCTCGCTCGCGGTCTCGAGCGCCCGGTAGATGCGCCGGCTCTCGCGGCGGTGGCGGCGTTCGTCCGTGACGTCCTCGAACGTCGTGACCACGCCGGTGTACTCGTCGCCGGCGGTCATCGGCGCGGCGTTCGCCGCGACCCAGACCCGATCCCCGCCCGGCGTTCGGATTCCGAACTCGACGTCCCAGACCGGCTCGCCGGTCTCGAGCACGCGTGAAACGGGCAACTGGCAGTGCGACATCGGTTCGCCGGCGTCGTCGACGGGGTCCCACTCCGCGGCGAGCGGGCGGTCGACGAGTTCGCTCCGGTCCCGGCCCGTGATCGCTTCGGCACGCTCGTTGGCGAACCGAACGGTTCCGTCCACGTCGGTGACGACGATGCCGACGGGGCTGGTCTCGACGATGCGATCGTTCAGCGCGGCTTCCTCGCGGAGCTGCCGTTCGGTCCGCGCGTTTTCGATCGCCGACGCGAGCACGGCGGCGACGCTTTTCACGAACTCACGGGTGTCGGTCGCGAAGTCGCGACGTTCGGTCGTATAGACGCCGAGCACGCCCCACGGATCCTCGCGCGAGCCGACGGCGACGGCGAGCCCGGTTTCGATATCGCTTTCGGGACAGGCTACCACCCCGATCTCCGCCTCGCCCGGCGCGTGTTCGACGATCGGGTCCTCGTCGACCAGCGCTCGGCCCAGCAGCGAGTCCGGCTCGGCCGGCGCCGTCGCTCCGACCGCGAGCGTCTCCCGCCCGCTTTCCGATCGCAGCCGCAGCGTCTCCGCGTCTGCCACCTCGAAAACGCCGCAGTGGGCGGCCTCGAGTTGCGTTCGAACGCCGTCGACCGCGTCGCGGAGCAACCGGTCGACGTCGCCCGTCTCGAGGGCCTGCTGCCCGAGTTCGGCGACGACCTCCTGTTGCCGGACGCGTGACCGAAGGTGGCCTGGTGAGGGATCGGAGGTTGCCATGAATCGATTGCTACTCACAAGTCCGCTGTCGAGTATAAATGTAATGCTCAAGACATCACCTCGGGATTGTTTCAGGCTGTCCGGACTGTCCTTTGACCGACTATCACGTCGCTCGATCAGGACTGGTACGGTTCGCGCTGCCGGCTGATTCGGCAGTAACGGCACTCTCTCGGCGGTCTCACATTACGACGCCCAATACAGTGCAGGGCGATTCTATATCTCGACATACGGTTTATCGACGGATACTCGCCGCGTTCGAATGCTGCATCAAACAGACGCAATCCCCTCTCTGTCGGCGGTTAATCCGTGTTCGTGCGCGAGTGGCGATTTCGCTCGCGACCGTTCCGCTGCAGTCGCTCGTGACCAATCGACTGTCGGACCGAGTACTCGAGCGAACCGTCCCGCGCCGGATTGTGACGCCGAGCAGTGCTTCGTCCCCGAATTGGCTGGATCTCCCACAGACTTGGACTCGATGTCATCCGTCGTGCGCCGCTCGAGTTGGTCCACCGTCCGGCGGTCGCTCACTGTGGTCCGACCAGCGGTACGGACGTGCCCATCGCGGGGATCGAGCCGATACCACGGTTCCACTCGATCGTAACTCGAACCGGACAGCTACTCTCGAGCGCGCTCGCGATATGGAGTCTGCTGGCCGAGTCCGAATCGAGCAGTCCCGGTCACGCGGGTCACTGGTCGGTTCGCTTCTCCGCGTCTCTCGCCGGCCTGCGTTCGAAACAGCTCGGTCGATCTCGAGTCGGATCGCTTGCAGTGCGACAAGCGATCGTCTCGAGCACTTACGGCCGCTTACCAGCCTGAATCGCTGGTCTGACGCTGTACTGGTGCTCCGCCACCGGCGACAAGATAAATCTTATAGTGCGATATGGAATCGCCTTCCTCTTCTCACCGGCCCGCATCGAATTTGATCGGGCGAACGAGCTCAGTTCGACCGACTGGCGGTCGGTACCGTCGGATTTGGCTCGTTCGCGGTCCTCTTGAGACGTCGGGAATCGACCGGTTCGCAAGCTCTGTGGTAACGCTACTCGTGGATATTCATTATATAATCAGTACATTCGGACAACATATTTCGTATTTTGGCCACGAGGCTGGGTAACTATTCGCCCAAATGGCCAAAACGTTGAAAATCGCAACTGCAGACGGTTGACCATGGTCTGGACGAGGAGTACGATCAGTGCGACTATTCCACGGGGGAGACGATGAGAGACGAGGCATCGCGGCGGCAGTACCTCGCGGCGCTCGCCGGCGGCGCGACGACGGTAGTCGCCGGGTGTAGCACGGACGACGCCAGCAGCGATCGGCCGGCGCTGTCCGACCGGACGCTTCGCTACGGCGCCGTGCTGCCGCTGTCCGGCGAACTCGAGTCGTTTGGCGGGGCGCTGACGAACGGCGCGGCGCTCCCGGCGGCCGAACTCGAGGCGGCCGACCTCGAGGTCGAGGTCGACCACACGGTCGCCGACTCGGAGACGTCGCCGACGGCCGCGGTCGACGCGGCGGCCGAACTGGCCGACGAGTCGTATCCGGCTATCGTCGGCGCGGCGGGGTCGGACGTGACGCTGCAGATGACCCAGCAGGCGACGATTCCGTCCGAAGTGGTCTCCTGTTCGCCGGCGAGCACGACGCCGACGATGTCGATCCTGAACGATCGCGGGTACTCGTTCCGCACGGCGCCGGACGACTCGCTGCAGGCCGTCATCGCGGCGCGGCTCGCGGTCATCGAACACGACGCCGACTCGGCGGCGACGCTGTACGCCGCGGGCGACTACGGCCGACAGCTCTCCGGCGCGTTCTCGGCGTCGTTCGACGGCGAGATCCAGCACCAGGTGTCGTTCACGCCCGGCGAGTCGTACGCGGAGCCGCTGTCCGAGGCGCTGTCCGACGATCCCGACATTCTGTTCCTGATCTGTTACCCCGAGAGCGGGATTCCGCTGCTCGAGGAGTACTACGCCGAGCACGCCGGTGACGAGATCCTGTTCGTGAGCGACGGGCTACAGGACGAGGCGGTCCTCGAGGGCGTCGGCGGGTCGATGGACGACGCCTACGGCACGGCGCCGCGGTCGAACGGCCCCGGCCGCGACGCGTTCGCTTCGTTGTACCGCGACGAGTACGACGCCGATCCCGGGCTGTTCGCGGCGAACTGCTACGACGCTGCGGCGACGATCCTGCTGGCGAACGCCGCCGCGGGGGCCAACGACGGCGCCGCCATCGCGGGGCGGATGCGCGAGGTCACGTCCGGCGAGGGCGAGGATGTTCTCCCGGGCGATCTCGCCGCGGGGATCGAACGCGCGGCGGCCGGCGAGCCGGTTCGCTACCGCGGCGCCGCCGGCGAGATCGAGTTCGACGAGAACGGCGACGG
The DNA window shown above is from Halopiger xanaduensis SH-6 and carries:
- a CDS encoding response regulator is translated as MSESRHNQPEPAQILLVEDNPGDVRLTEEAFKQGRIENDLHVVSDGTEALEFLKQRGEFVDAPRPDLILLDLNLPRTDGEEVLEELKNDPELRSIPVIVLTSSRANEDIARSYELHANAYLTKPVDPDEFIETVRAFEKFWFSVVRLPPEVES
- a CDS encoding metal-dependent transcriptional regulator, translating into MTSEPQYLLVVYRASRNAGEPVSPGRVADELDRSPAATTEMLQRLETRGLLEYEPYEGATLTAEGRETAAELYETYVVLSQFFREVLDLEDPEAEALELAGSVSPLVTERVAETLLERDAAESIDGETVQSSLERS
- a CDS encoding LLM class flavin-dependent oxidoreductase, with the protein product MDLSIVDLAPIPQDGSATDAYANTVDLARSAEEFGYERFWVAEHHGMADHIASTTPETLIAHLAAETDEIRIGSGTVLLNHYQPFKVAETFASLDAMAPGRVDLGLGRATGIPAVDQALGTDRHKQNPDEDHAEKIEATVSHLYDGFPEDHPYADISLPRSADDVPEVWVLGSSPSSAEIAGKLGLRYCFAAFIRPNLAERAFETYREHFESSDVGAGPDDPEGMLAINVACAETDEEAARLRATAEAAYKRMRRGEVGSPPTVEAAIDELGGVPEPTPNPLPDGEWSRSISGNPETLSALLEQLTDRVGVDSVVVQNTIADHEDVVRSHELLAEGVGL
- a CDS encoding bacterio-opsin activator domain-containing protein, whose amino-acid sequence is MSESDGFTSANADDEAETDTDTDGPGDATTAERDANSADADETLRILLIEDNPGDARLIEEMLKDTEELAQRVSPDEAAGRTPEITRETRLEDGLETLESEPTDVVLLDLNLPDSAGLETLEAVHEESETTPIVVLTGVSDQQVGVEAIQRGAQDFLVKDEVTSELLVRTIHHAIERARQESERRRQREQLEALNRLNRIGHDITHAVITTETRAELEQRVCDRLVESDAYRFAWIGGVNPGSDEIVPKAAAGVEDGYLETVEISVNEDDPSGKGPAGRAIRTGEVKITDDIQTDAEFEPWREAARERGYRSSAAIPVVHEDLVYGVLNVYAESPRAFTAPEQEILSRIGDIIAHAITAIERRDALVSDAVVELEFRVEEMAEELVALSATESCTIEIEQLVQGDETLLVYGSATGVSQDEFEESVVETEGIDELRILAARRDEFEFELVAPTAISLFETIATHGGRVESATITDGEFRFVVELPRGRDTRQMIELIKDERPDVTYLAQRTTERSEPSGASSASVLEEDLTEKQRAALETAYFAGYFDWPRESTGEEIADRLGIAPATFNQHLRTAERKFFDSVLGE
- a CDS encoding HdeD family acid-resistance protein, which produces MSQVNSITTDGESYGYSLAHGWRTLAIAGAVVGLLGLLAMAFPLATGLSLTIGFGALLVLSGVVHGAHAVTARGWRGRTWQAALAVVAIIAGLVAFVNPAIGLVTLTLVLVGYLLADGIAETWMGLRMAGQPGRTSIVASGVVSLVLAALLWAGFPATASWAIGLLVGVSLFMTGLSMGIVAISARRVDESTPPAAEPRGA
- a CDS encoding ABC transporter substrate-binding protein, with protein sequence MRDEASRRQYLAALAGGATTVVAGCSTDDASSDRPALSDRTLRYGAVLPLSGELESFGGALTNGAALPAAELEAADLEVEVDHTVADSETSPTAAVDAAAELADESYPAIVGAAGSDVTLQMTQQATIPSEVVSCSPASTTPTMSILNDRGYSFRTAPDDSLQAVIAARLAVIEHDADSAATLYAAGDYGRQLSGAFSASFDGEIQHQVSFTPGESYAEPLSEALSDDPDILFLICYPESGIPLLEEYYAEHAGDEILFVSDGLQDEAVLEGVGGSMDDAYGTAPRSNGPGRDAFASLYRDEYDADPGLFAANCYDAAATILLANAAAGANDGAAIAGRMREVTSGEGEDVLPGDLAAGIERAAAGEPVRYRGAAGEIEFDENGDGGSVEYEYFTFGSDGIEVIDERTPEGVAQ
- the dpsA gene encoding DNA starvation/stationary phase protection protein DpsA, encoding MNTQKTVQQEAGTVEENALRLEPEKAEQIIEALNRDLADAYVLYHQLHKHHWNVEGAEFLDVHVFLQEVYEDVEEAADDVAERLQALGGVPHASMTTLAEKATVEPEDEDVYDIRTSLANDLEMIGDIIESYREHIELAEGLGDHATAQMLREQLETIEEHTHHIEHYLEDDTLVLESATN
- a CDS encoding PAS domain-containing protein, producing MATSDPSPGHLRSRVRQQEVVAELGQQALETGDVDRLLRDAVDGVRTQLEAAHCGVFEVADAETLRLRSESGRETLAVGATAPAEPDSLLGRALVDEDPIVEHAPGEAEIGVVACPESDIETGLAVAVGSREDPWGVLGVYTTERRDFATDTREFVKSVAAVLASAIENARTERQLREEAALNDRIVETSPVGIVVTDVDGTVRFANERAEAITGRDRSELVDRPLAAEWDPVDDAGEPMSHCQLPVSRVLETGEPVWDVEFGIRTPGGDRVWVAANAAPMTAGDEYTGVVTTFEDVTDERRHRRESRRIYRALETASEGISLLDEDDRFTYVNQAYAEMYGYEPEEMIGEHWGILYPEGAAEDANAEIEAELAETGTWSGETIGLRRDGTEFVEDHYLARVGDGGLVCVVQDVTDERRIEAELRDERALKEQIVETSPVGITVIDTDGDLRFANDRAAEILECDREAIAGLSSDDSDWEVRDADGRLLSAAERPFDRVISSGEALFDVELRLRHPDARERWLSINGAPLRADETADVIPDLQSNAETDTAADEDADEVTGGIFTIEDVTEQKRLENELEATFSRISDAFIGLDSNWTITYANDRAETLIDAAGEGIVGRDLSAAFPTADGSEFETELRGAMDRQEPTSIEEYVPALETWFEIHVYPSPTGLSVYFRDVTERKEMERERRATNRTLQRLYAITADRDRSFDEKVDELLALGRERLGLETGFLAAIDPENERFEVTHADGDDPRLQPGSTSSLVETYCRTTIESDGLLAFTDQPTEHVDERAYETWELDCYLGGQITVDGDRYGTLCFVDDEPRSRPFTQTEKSFVELVTQWVSYELERRRHQRDLEESERRYRTLVEQFPNGLVALFDEDLRYTLGGGQALEEIDLSVEEFVGQTVTERYEGETLEQFESNFRAALAGEQRSFEFELHSREWLAYAVPVEDSRGEVFAGMLMVQDITERVETERQLRERERRLEQFKRYTDDVLDAIDDVFYVIDENGDFQRWNESLRALTGLSDDELEGINALEFFEGETEETVAAAIDEVFETGSARLEAEVEPDPDPGGETVPYEFVASALEDPSGEPVLTGIGRDISERREHERRLEALVDDLEESNERLEQFAYAASHDLQEPLRMVSSYLTLLERRYEDDLDDDAHEFIEFAVDGADRMQEMIDGLLQYSRVDTQGQSFQPVDVDEVVADVCTDLEMRIEETGAEIDVGDLPEVRGDPGQLRQLFQNLIDNAITYSGEETPRISVFAEKREATWVISVCDQGIGIDPDDVDRIFRVFDRLHSVEEYDGTGIGLALCQRIAERHDGTIRVDSEPGEGSTFSVHLPTRTEREDDDE